From Aspergillus luchuensis IFO 4308 DNA, chromosome 2, nearly complete sequence:
AACAGAATGATACACACTCCTAAGGGCATAGGTCAGTGTCATATTCATGAAATGATCTAACTAATACAGCATATACTTTATATTCCCACAATCGGTAACTCCCATTGATATCTATCTCAAAAGCACTCTAACTTATACCCCATGCAGCTACTCTGTACCAAGAGTGCAATGGTGTAGACTaaaccaccaaccaaccggAGCATGACGTAACATAAAAGTTTGATAGCTgggcccttcttctcattccaTCCCACACTTACTAGGCTAGTATTCAAACCATATCAATTCACATTCTTATACCCGATCAAACCGGCTTACTAGTTAAGATGCTAGCTATGCAGGTGCTTCTTCACCCTTTTCCAAGCAAAGAATTATCGCCCCCGAACGCCTACAAAGCAGCCCCCCCGGGTCAAGCTCACAATTATCCCAAAGCAATGCAACGCCGCGACGTAGGAAAGTCAGTCGTTGTTGTATGTAGATAAACACAAACCAAACATAATGAAAAGTAATGTGAAGCGTACTAGTCATCCATGGTAGATATAAACGAGTGtcgcatcctcctcttccgttCTTCGTCCATGATGCTACTACTCCAAACATGATGGTTGTTCCTTCTAACCTTCCCCGCTGGACTTCAAACAGGGCGTATGTATTCGGTTTCCTTCTACCCAGTCTATCCCCATAGTCCTGAGGCCCTACGTGATCCTGGCCCTTCGTTGGGGTTAGGGTCTTGAATTTCAACTACCTACCTGACTAAACTGCCTGCAGCATGAATTCGGCGGCGAACTTGCTAGTAGTAGGCTAGTAGGTAATGCCATCCAGTCTGACTCCAGCTATACCATCATGTCAATGTATTGTTATAAGTATCCGTCCACTCTTATTTACATCCAGGGCAGGGGGAGTGCATATTGCTATGGACTAGAAAGTTGTAATCTTTGTGACATTTCTAAACATAGTCGTATGTAGATAAGACATAGGTAggtggtaggtaggtaggtatcAATCAACAAACCCGAACAAGAAGTAAAATGCATCAATCCAGAGTTTAGACTCCCATATCAGAAATCAATGAAAAGACAGATCAGGCCCCCAAAATGCATatgaaaaagcaaatatcaTACCCAACTCCATACACAAAACCCCAGAAAGGTCAAATAAATCCATCATGCACAGAGACACTTACAACATACACACTTCTCCCCCTGGACACAGGTGGTCAAATTAGCGATATCTCGCCAACGTATCtctcaccaactccaacacCTCCGTCTGGACCTCCGCCTGCGAAGCCCGCACGTCCACCGTAAGGGCATCCCACTCGCCCTTGGGCTCCTCGAGATCCTGCAACTGCGACTGCACCATACTACTCTTCATATAATGGGCCTGTCGATTCATGACTCTCTGCAACAACATGGTCTCATCCAACTTGAGATAGATGAAATGGATCTGTACCGAGGGGGATCCGTATGCCGCGACGCGCATCACGTCCCGGTATTTCTGTTTCAGGGCTGAACAAGCAACCACTACGCCGGAGGGTGGGTGGAAGTTGTTAGTTTCGGAGGGGGAGAGCGCCTCGATGGCGGCTTGGCGGAGGGAGATGAGCCAGTCCCATCTGTCGGCGTCGGTGAGGGGGATGCCGTTGGacattttttctttgttgttgggggtgtggaactgttgggtggttggttggttagttaggTGTGCTTGTagttgtgggtgtgggtgcgGTTATGGTATGTTAGGtagggttggttggttggttgtacgtacatcatcaccctctaAGAAAGGAATGCCAAGTTCTTGTTGAATCCCCTTGCCTACTGTGCTTTTTCCACATCCTGCTGGCCCCGTCACCACCCAGATGTGTTGGATTTGGTCTGCCGGcggtgttgtggtggtggtgttgctgctggtgcttccCCACATGGAGTTGGCCACGGAGTTGGTCAATGGGCTTTTGCTGACGGGACCGCGTGTGGAATCTACtactgccgctgctgcatTGGTCATTGTGGGTTGTTGGGGTCGTTCGCCGGCGGAgagcatggtggtgatgatgatgttggtggaGCAAGTAGAAAGGTTCTTGAGAGGTGAGGGAGTTGAGAAGTTAGGTATGACGTCCTTGCGAACCGTGGGATAAATAGGGTTGGGTGTAATTCAGTCCAGTTTTATCCACCCGGGAGAagtgagtagtagtggtgggaCGTATAATATGTTGGATGAATGCGAATAGCCTATAGCGGCGCAAGTGGTCACCCGACGAGGAATGAGGAGAAGATTGCGGTAATTGAatatagtggtagtggtggtggtatggaTAGTATGGGGTAATGGGGTCTTCGGCAGTGACTTGGGGTATATAAGTAGTATAAAGGCAAGGGGgaagagtgagagtgagagaggaaTGAAAAAAGGAACCAAacaagaggaaggggaattagatcataaaaaataatagatagatagttttCAGGGCAGTTTATAACAAATCAATAAATCAATAAATCTCCTTCAAGTATGAAATGCAAGTGGGTCACCTTGTCGGGCACAGTCATCTCATTGGGACTGCCAATTTCTCTTAATTCCTTCtcttgattttctttgtttttttttaactCAAATATGAGAACCCGGCTTTGAGTAATGAATTAATAGCAGGTTGGGGCCGGAAATTGCCAGAAGGGTTTCCACCGCATCGTCATGGGCTGGTGGTGAATACTAGTCGGGGACCGATCCAAACCACATCCGCCATCGAATCACAAAGCAGCTGAAAACTATTTGCAGGCGCAAAAGAAGTAGGGCATTCCGAGTGGGGGGGATAATGAGCAGCGAAACGGGCGAGTGGGGGAGACTCACTCCAAGTCAACTTTCAGGAGTCCGGCGGTCTGGTCATTAGCGGGAGATCCGATCGGTAGCAAAACACCTCTCCTTGTATTGTCGCATACGTAGTACACACCTCCATACAAGCCtaagagaataataaaaagtacgCGCGcattccctttcctccccccttaTTGCCTCATTTACtcttcagcagcaggaacagggGAATTTTGCCCGGGAAGGAACCAGTCAGCTCAGCGAAACCATCACTTCCCTGTGTCACCCAATGAAATGTCGCTGGCTGACTTTGTCCGGTCTTCCCGCCATGATGTCACTGGGTCTGCTGCAACCGGGGATTCGGAACCGTAATTTTGTACGTCTGTTTCTGGTTTCTGACGGTACCGGGACGGGTAATGGCTCGAACCCCCACGCTATTCCCAACCCGGTATTGGGTCACCGTCCCCAAAAGGGTCGTTTTCCACGGTGCGCTTTCCAGGCCATATACTCTTGCTAAGTGGTCCCGAGTACAAGAACAGGGGCTTCAATGTCTACCCCGGTCCTTGCAGATAAGATAAAACAACGGTTAAAGGTTGAAGTGACTTAGTCTAGTCTACAGAATTATTTCCCGCGCCAAGCTCAACTTTTCACACTCTCTCATCCGACTGGAGAACAAAGAACCTTCAACCTGCCGATGTTCGTTCCCGTGGCCTCCGCGGCCTTGAAGCCTGCCTAGTCTGGCCCAACTTGGCCAGACGACAGGTCAAATCAGGGTCTTCAACAACTCACGGGTGTTACTTTCGCTGGAACTTTGCTGCCTCTCTGTGTTACCCTGCTAGCCATGGACTGAGAaaaaccaaaaaagaaaataagctGCGGAAGACCGCCATTCCTCCCAGGAACCAGTCAGAACCCATGCGGACATATCTGGCACCCGCTGATTGATCCTGCATACTCACCGCTTAAGACTGTGGCGTGCAGATGGATGGCCGCGGCTCAGTCTGGGGAAACTCTGATTGCTGGCATGCGAGTCAAATAATGCAGATGTCGAATTCCCCGACGAACTTCCTTACCTTGGGAGGAATTAGGCAGTCTTGCTGCCAGCACGACGTGCAGTACAACCTAGATACTCTACTTGGTACATCCAACAACACGGAAACATGTTTCCAGCAATGCCAATTAAGGTTACGGACCCGCGGCTCTTTGCATATTCCTACCAATAGAACATGTGTTTCTGTTGACTGTGTGCCCGATGACTGCCTGTCTAAGACTGTGATCAAGCATAAAAAGCAGTCTGCATGCGCACAGAGGTGTAACAACGCTGGCGGGCAGATGATGCGGTTACCCCTCCTGACCGACAGGAGTTAGATGGCCGTTCAAATCAAAGCCCACGGGTTTAGCATGCGCTGTCGTCCGGCTCATTCTCGTAGTGTCATCGTAGGATCGGTCATATGCTGCACTTCCCTTGATGGCGGACAAATTTGCCTCGAACACGAATGGTAAATTTCTCCGTCTGTGCCATGTCAATCGTGTCATGGATTGTAGGAGCAGTACATTGTTCTTCTAATTTGACATATCCGGCTCTCCCTTACCTAACAGGTATGGCAGTTCTGTCGCGATCAGCCACTGCATAATAAGTTCTCCAGCTTTCTACTTCCTGAAAGGCCTCTAAGAGCAGAGCTTTCCCTTATAACCTAATGAGCGACTACTATGACTTTTTATGTGGTGATAGTGGTATAGTTGCGGATGACATAGTACTGCTTACCTAAGCAGTGATATGCCAGGTTGCCCACCGCCAGCCAGTCGGGATGCCGCCTAACCAGATGAAGCTGAGTGCGACATGGCCATTGTGTGATATCGCATTCCATAGGCCGATTCACCAAGTACACTACGCTCGTTCCAGCTGATtgaacttattatatattccttcGCCATCGAACTCCTCGTCTACGAtgacctccctcttcttctccactcCCGTCGACATCGATGTGGTCCTCGAAGACAGCGATGAGCGTCAGACGGTCGATGTCAAGCTCGACAAGGGCCGTCGCGAGAGGGTCCCCCTCTACATGGACGGAGAGTCTGTCAAGGGTGCTGTGACGGTCAGACCTAAGGATGGAAAGCGTTTGGAACACACGGGCATCAAAGTGCAATTCATTGGCACGATCGGTATGGAACAATGGCTCTGATGAGGGGGCGGGCatgcctcatcatcatccccactccACAGTTGCTCTAAGGCTTCAAGTCTCGATGCTAACATGCAATTGTTCGATCAGAAATGTTCTACGACCGCGGTAACCATTACGAATTCCTGTCGCTGGTACAGGAGCTTGCGGCTCCCGGAGAACTGCAGCACCCCCAGACCTTCCCGTTCAACTTCAAAAATATCGAGAAGCAATACGAATCATACAACGGTATCAATGTTAAGCTACGATACTTCGTCCGCGTGACAGTATCCAGGCGCATGGCGGACGTGATTCGAGAGAAGGACCTCTGGGTCTACTCCTACCGCATGCCCCCCGAGACCAACAGCCCCATCAAGATGGACGTCGGTATCGAAGACTGCCTGCACATTGAGTTTGAATACTCCAAATCCAAGTACCACCTCAAGGATGTCATCGTAGGACGCATCTACTTCCTGCTCGTGCGCTTGAAGATCAAACACATGGAGCTATCCATCATCCGTCGTGAGACGACCGGATCTCCGCCAAACCAGTATAACGAGAGCGAGACGCTCGTGCGCTTCGAGGTAAGTCTGCATACAACTAGAATGTCTGCATGAGGTCCAAAGCGCTAACCTGCTGCACGCAGATCATGGATGGATCACCTTCCCGAGGTAAGTCGGTGGCTCGGACTCACCTGGCTCTCAGACATCGCAACACGTCACACTTGCGGTATTATCACAACAGAACATCTCTCCTGACCTGTTTCTAGGTGAAaccatccccatccgtcTATTCCTTGGAGGATTCGACCTTACCCCGACATTCCGCGACGTGAACAAGAAGTATTCGACGCGCTACTACCTCAGCCTGGTACTTATCGACGAAGGTACGTGATACTGTATCCATCTGCGTTTCATCTGCGTTTTAGCCTTGTTTGGCGACTGCCGTTCATGAATCCCGTCTGGCGTGGGATAACCATATCGGCCATCCCACGCATGTGAGACCAGGCTTTGGGTTGCAAAGGCGTGGTGGTGACTAGCTAGCTGGCCCACTTCCTCCATAGCCAACTTCCATCCCACGGCATCCCACCACCCAAGTCAATAGCCGGTCGGCTATTGATACCCTTAATCAGGCCGAAATGCTGCAATCTGGCCAGTGGCCACAGTTGGGGTGTTTACCCCCCCGTGACTAACCCCCACGCTAAACCTCAAACTATTCTGGTCTCGCGTGGTAGCCCCACCGGCCCCAGTTCCCTCCCGTTTTTCCTTGCGTTCCGGAAGTTTCGATCGTCACATTCAAACACCCATCGTGCTAACACCCCGGGTCTTTCTATACAGACGCTCGCCGTTACTTCAAGCAATCCGAAATCGTCCTCTACCGTCAAGCTCCCGAGATCGCCATCACTCCTCAAATcgcccagcagcaacagatccaacaacagcagctcctccaacagcagcagcaacagcaacagctgcCCGCCGGTTCTGCGACGGCCGGCCCCGGACGAACTGACACCCAGCCTCAGTTCACTCAGCAAATCCCCGCGGCTTAATCCAATCTGTGCCCGCGTCTCAAGCTGTAGCGAAATAGATCGTCTTTTGTTCATGGGCTACtactgatgctgatgtcgtgctgtgctgtgctgtgtCAGACTTCCGTTTGATGTTACCTAACCCTTACCCATTATACCCTTCTGTGTATTAACCTATGTCTGGCTGTATTTCTCCCTGTGTTATGATGAAATCTCAGCAACATGAAATCTACTTTATGATCTGTACCGTATTtgatcctttttctttttgtaaATTTCGTGGTGACATGAGATGGGAACAACCTCGTCCTATTACCTGACTATGGTGTCAATGCTAATAAGATGAAAAAACACGATCTAAGACGACCTGAGGAATGCCCAGCACGAAGTAAAATCGAACACAGAACCATTAGCAACCTAGTCATACAGAAAAGTCCAGTAGACACAAATCAACCAACCAAGGacagacaacaacagcatcaacgCTTGCTAGATGGCACGATCGTCTATGTAATACTTATGTCCCAACGAGCTCAAAACATCATATAtgaaaaaaaggcaaaaacaacaacaacagcaacaactgGCATATGGCAAACCCTATACATCATACATAAtacccagcagcagcactacCACCATTAACCTCCTGAAGAATCTTCCCGAGAGCATGCAAaacttcaccatcatcctgTTCCTTCCCGGCAACTTGCACGGCCCGCACAACAAGCGGGTAGATCCATGCAAGATGCTTTTTGTGATCCTGGTCAGAGTCAGAATTAGGCTTAGCGGTGGTGGCTGATTCGCTCGGCGCTGTCTTGGGCGGCGGGATCGCCGACGGCTCGCTACGCAGGTCTACCATGCCGCGGAGGAGATGTAGAAGGGATCTGCGTGCGGGCGTGGGCTGCGGCATCAGGCCGCGGAGGGGTTGGTCTGCGATGTAGCCTTTCAGGGATACGGCACAGCGGAGGATAAGGTATGGGGTGATGGAGCGggcaaggaggatgagagcggTGTTTTGTTGTTCGGAAGCGGCTTGTGTGGCTTGCTTTGAAGGCGATGATGCTAGTTCGAAGAGTGTGTCGATCACAGCATATGCCATTTTGGTGCGTGTCGTGGGTGGAGGTTCGAAGGTCCTTCCGGGTCGTATTTCATAGATGTCTTTGAGGGGTTGGTCTTGGAGGGATTTGGCGGGAATGTCGAAGCGCTGAGGGAGGTAGATGAATGACGAGAGCAATAAGGCGCAGGAAAAGTCCCGGCGGATTGAGTCCGGGATCACGGATGCTCCGAGTGATGGGATGATTAGTTTCTTCAGTCGTTCAAAAGCAGCCACGTCAAAGGACTCGTCTTCCAGGATGGTGGCCCGGGGAATGGAAGTGGTTCGATAACCCCGAGCAGTGACAATACCGCTTGCGATGTCATTGACGCTCTTCCAGAATTGGGTGATTTCAGGACGCTCCGAGTCGCCATATTGTGTCTCCACGTAAGGAATTGCAACTTGAAGAACGTTCAAAGAGGCCGTTGTTGACTTTCGCCAGAGACTCGGTTCCCGGTCCTTCCCTGACCACTCATATCTTTGGACAATAGGGTTTGCGAGGTGCTCTAGGGCCGTAGCCAGTGAACCGTTCGTGAAGATGTCTTTCTTGATGCCGTGATCAGCGATGTACCAGCTCAGGAGATCTATCGCGGCTTTAGAGAAGGCAAGATAAGTCGGTCTCTTTGAGTCACTCGAAGAGTCCCACTTCGTCAACGGTGCATCCGCAAAATCGGCAAGACATAATAGAATCTCTGGTTGTGAGTCGTCTTTCTCAAGGCATAGTGTCTTCAAGCACTCAATGATCATGGTTTGAAGACGCGATAAGCGATCAATGTCTGGCGAGTATGGAGGGGAAATTGAATTCCAAGCGAGTAGACGCAGATGCCCGAGGATGCTTTCCACCTGCTCTCCAGCGATTTCATCCTTGTATAGTCGATAAATCTGCTGGAATGACTGGAGGTATGCTATTGCCGCATCTTGATTAGGGCGTTCCAAGTCAAGTATATCTTCCCTATCTGCCGGGTGTCCATCTACCCAGAGTAGCCAAGCAGAACGCAGGGCCTGTGTGCTTAGACTACAAGATGCCTGCACACGACGGAGAATATTCGACAGGCTGGCGTATACAGCCTCGCTGAACTCAAGAAGCCGTAGGCTGATCAACTTCCGAAAATATTCAAGCAGTCGTTCCCAAGACTGATCGAATAGGTCGTCTTGAACTATCGGCTCAAAGAAAGTAGTGATGAGATCGGAAGCCCCCTTTATCATGACAACAGTGGTCTCAGTCCACGCCTTGAGATCATCGGGGGTGCGACTGCTATTCTCCTCTCGTGTAATCGTGAGCTCGGTCTCGATTTCCTCTACCATTCGGAATAAGACACGGTTCAGACACAAGCGCCATGCCTTGGGCGACAATTGCTGACCGTAGGCGTCAAAGATCCTCAAGAGTGTCTGAACAGCGCAGTTCCGAATTTCCGGCCTGCTATCCGTCGTAAGGTCAACGATTCGTAGAAGGAGCAATAGCCACAGTGCGTTTCGCGACACTGAAGGATCCTCTCCCTTGGCTAGCCCTGCAAGGGTGTCCTCAGTCACAGAGGAGTCAATGTGTACCTCAATGCAAAATTTCTCGATTTGTCCCTGGAGGAAGTCTGAGACATTCCAGAAAGATGAGGTGGTTGTCAATGAGATATTGAAATCCTGCTGTTGCAAGGCAAATTTTGAGAAAGAGTCCACGAGACTCAACCGACAGGGCACTGGAAGCAAGGAAATGAAGTCGGACGCTATGAGCTGCAGAGACTTGTACGCGACTCGAACAAGTCGCGGGGAATTCGctgtcgatgatggctgaCGCCCTTTCTTTGGTGTTTCGGTGCCGTTGGGCTCGCCGAAAACGCTCGTTATGAGATCAAAAACAACGGACCATCCATCAATGAATGTTTCGGCATATTGTTCGAGTATGCTCTTTAAAGTTTCCAAGCTCTGCTCATGAACTTCGGCCACGGGCGCTGAAGGCGACCCTGCCGAACAAGCTCCACAATCATAGAGCAGTTGAACTTGAAGCTTGAGTGTTTGGAGGTTTCTCAATTGCCGTGCATTCCGCTCGGAGACATCTCCGGTATCCGTGTGCTTCAGTGTCTGGAAAACAACGTCATTAAGAACCTCGTTGGCTCGTAGACGAAGCTTTTGGATGTTTGATCTGTCCGCTGCACTTGACATCAATCTTCCCGTGAGAAGTTGCCAAGCGTCTTGGTCAGTATCAGCTAGTGATGAGAAACGTTCAAGGTTTGCCCGGGCTAGCTCATTTGCCTTCTCGAGGACAAATTTCAGGAGTTCATCTTGCGTTTTCGACTTTCCCATAGAGCGAGATACACGGTGGGTGTTTTTGCGCATCAAATATGAGCGCGACTGAGGTGAAAGAACGGTGCTTGTAGTCTCAGCCGATTCTTGCGTCGATTCTTCGGGTGCTCCAGAAAGATCTAAGAGCGCAGTCAAGATTTCCTGGAATGAATCGCTGGGATATTCGCTTGTACTTTCTAGCATTTTAGCTGATGCTGCCTGCACGGCTAATATCTCAGAATTCAGATTAGCCTTAGGCACATCGACACCAGCGGCAGAGGATGTTTCTCCGGAAGCAGTGGTTGATGCTTGTGACTTCGTGGAAGCCATACCGATCACCAAATCTGTGTCTTGTAGGGTCCCTAGTATTATTGACCAGGCCGGCTGGTCTAGTGTAGGGCCTAAAGCGATGCCCAAATTGAGCAGCGCCCGCAAGCACAGGAGGTTCCGGGTACTGAGGGACACAAGCGCAACGTCCGAAGGCGCACTGGAAGTCTCAGCCGGTAATGGGGAACTAGTAAGCGACGCCTGAGACCCCTTCGATTTCTCATCTGATGATTTGTTAGACTGAGAAGCGGCTGTGGTAGGCGCTGCAGTGCCTGCAGTCCTTGTGGAAGTTGCGTCTGCAGGCATAGCTGCCTTCCCTATAGTTGTTAAAAGAGCATCGCGAGGCGTAGATAACCTGAGAAGGCCAGCAACGTGGGCTAACTTCTGAATTGATCGAACAAGGTTGTGGTAGAAGTCATCATCAAGCGAGGCGTATAGAAATGTTGAGCAAGCGGCAAGGATAGCAGGCCAGCATGTCTCAATGATTCCGGCACAGCTTTGTATTGCTGGGAGTTGGGGATGAGATTCCAGCAGCAGGGGATTGATCGGTACAGAGGACTTTTTGGGACCCAACGGCTGCAACCCTTTCGAGGAGTTCGTCCGTTGAAGGTCTTGTGAAGGCCGAGAAGAGCCACCATCCGGGTGGGGACTCATGACACGACTTCTTCGTTTTTGCTTCAGATCGGGCACCGTCAAGGGAAGTATGAATTTCGCGAGTCCTTCAGCAAAGCTACCGATGCAGTTCAACACAAGACTATAGATATAAGTATCaggaggagtaggaggaTCAGTCTTGTCAAGCAACTCCATATACGGTGTGCGAACCACACTCCACTGACTGCTGATTCCTGGTACATCAGTGTCCGTTGATGGAACGGTGGTTCCGATGACGCCAGCAACTCCACCAGCCTCGAGCGTGATCTGCTCCTCAGTGATAGATCTCGCATGCTCAACTCGGGAAGGCACGGTCGATCGGCTACTAACTCCGATCAATGTGGGCTTTTCGGAAGTTAGGCGGACAAGAGAGGCCATGTGGTCTTTGAGGATGTTCTTTCTCCGGTCATCCCTGTCGTACAGCGAATACATGAGCCTTACCAGACCTGGTTCGGCATATAAGCCTCGAAAGACCTCCATGCAGAGGACTCGTTTCCAAGGGGAGTTTCCGTCTGGCTCAAGGAGATGCGTCAAGAGACCAAGGGCCATCTCGCACTCCGCGGGAAGGAGTGACATATGGCGTTTGAGGAGCACCAAGAGGATGCGACTGACTCGAACAGTCTGCGAAAAGCTATGCCGTTCAGACAGATACCTTACGATCAGGGGCATGAGCCGAACACGCAAAATCTGCGTTAGCTCGGAATGGACAACGAATAATTTGCCGCTGTTGACCAGGATGCTCTCAATAAGCTCAAGGGTGAACGATGAAGAGAGGGATTTG
This genomic window contains:
- the VPS26 gene encoding vacuolar protein sorting-associated protein 26 (BUSCO:EOG092632FC;~COG:U;~EggNog:ENOG410PHXC;~InterPro:IPR028934,IPR014752;~PFAM:PF03643;~go_process: GO:0006886 - intracellular protein transport [Evidence IEA]), producing MTSLFFSTPVDIDVVLEDSDERQTVDVKLDKGRRERVPLYMDGESVKGAVTVRPKDGKRLEHTGIKVQFIGTIEMFYDRGNHYEFLSLVQELAAPGELQHPQTFPFNFKNIEKQYESYNGINVKLRYFVRVTVSRRMADVIREKDLWVYSYRMPPETNSPIKMDVGIEDCLHIEFEYSKSKYHLKDVIVGRIYFLLVRLKIKHMELSIIRRETTGSPPNQYNESETLVRFEIMDGSPSRGETIPIRLFLGGFDLTPTFRDVNKKYSTRYYLSLVLIDEDARRYFKQSEIVLYRQAPEIAITPQIAQQQQIQQQQLLQQQQQQQQLPAGSATAGPGRTDTQPQFTQQIPAA
- a CDS encoding gluconokinase (COG:G;~EggNog:ENOG410PNMQ;~InterPro:IPR027417,IPR006001,IPR031322;~PFAM:PF01202,PF13671;~go_function: GO:0016301 - kinase activity [Evidence IEA];~go_process: GO:0005975 - carbohydrate metabolic process [Evidence IEA]), whose translation is MLSAGERPQQPTMTNAAAAVVDSTRGPVSKSPLTNSVANSMWGSTSSNTTTTTPPADQIQHIWVVTGPAGCGKSTVGKGIQQELGIPFLEGDDFHTPNNKEKMSNGIPLTDADRWDWLISLRQAAIEALSPSETNNFHPPSGVVVACSALKQKYRDVMRVAAYGSPSVQIHFIYLKLDETMLLQRVMNRQAHYMKSSMVQSQLQDLEEPKGEWDALTVDVRASQAEVQTEVLELVRDTLARYR
- a CDS encoding putative endosomal peripheral membrane protein (Mon2) (BUSCO:EOG092604MJ;~COG:I;~EggNog:ENOG410PGDZ;~InterPro:IPR016024,IPR026829,IPR032817,IPR032629, IPR032691;~PFAM:PF12783,PF16213;~go_process: GO:0015031 - protein transport [Evidence IEA]), giving the protein MSSQFLQTELLNLIQESKRRNSELRNAAEESLNELKALPSTSEAQISADLVRKPKFANPFILACHSRHAKLAGIGVVCLQRLVASRSLPSERLKDVLAGLKETTNMSLDIQLKILQSLPSLLQHYSSDLGGDLLVSTLEICATLQGNKMLAVSSTAAATLQQLIVSTFDRVSIEDKNFDKTTPTTTVKVDGNPVNVGYFAYDALRVLDDLCRLIDGEPLYFLRIKSLSSSFTLELIESILVNSGKLFVVHSELTQILRVRLMPLIVRYLSERHSFSQTVRVSRILLVLLKRHMSLLPAECEMALGLLTHLLEPDGNSPWKRVLCMEVFRGLYAEPGLVRLMYSLYDRDDRRKNILKDHMASLVRLTSEKPTLIGVSSRSTVPSRVEHARSITEEQITLEAGGVAGVIGTTVPSTDTDVPGISSQWSVVRTPYMELLDKTDPPTPPDTYIYSLVLNCIGSFAEGLAKFILPLTVPDLKQKRRSRVMSPHPDGGSSRPSQDLQRTNSSKGLQPLGPKKSSVPINPLLLESHPQLPAIQSCAGIIETCWPAILAACSTFLYASLDDDFYHNLVRSIQKLAHVAGLLRLSTPRDALLTTIGKAAMPADATSTRTAGTAAPTTAASQSNKSSDEKSKGSQASLTSSPLPAETSSAPSDVALVSLSTRNLLCLRALLNLGIALGPTLDQPAWSIILGTLQDTDLVIGMASTKSQASTTASGETSSAAGVDVPKANLNSEILAVQAASAKMLESTSEYPSDSFQEILTALLDLSGAPEESTQESAETTSTVLSPQSRSYLMRKNTHRVSRSMGKSKTQDELLKFVLEKANELARANLERFSSLADTDQDAWQLLTGRLMSSAADRSNIQKLRLRANEVLNDVVFQTLKHTDTGDVSERNARQLRNLQTLKLQVQLLYDCGACSAGSPSAPVAEVHEQSLETLKSILEQYAETFIDGWSVVFDLITSVFGEPNGTETPKKGRQPSSTANSPRLVRVAYKSLQLIASDFISLLPVPCRLSLVDSFSKFALQQQDFNISLTTTSSFWNVSDFLQGQIEKFCIEVHIDSSVTEDTLAGLAKGEDPSVSRNALWLLLLLRIVDLTTDSRPEIRNCAVQTLLRIFDAYGQQLSPKAWRLCLNRVLFRMVEEIETELTITREENSSRTPDDLKAWTETTVVMIKGASDLITTFFEPIVQDDLFDQSWERLLEYFRKLISLRLLEFSEAVYASLSNILRRVQASCSLSTQALRSAWLLWVDGHPADREDILDLERPNQDAAIAYLQSFQQIYRLYKDEIAGEQVESILGHLRLLAWNSISPPYSPDIDRLSRLQTMIIECLKTLCLEKDDSQPEILLCLADFADAPLTKWDSSSDSKRPTYLAFSKAAIDLLSWYIADHGIKKDIFTNGSLATALEHLANPIVQRYEWSGKDREPSLWRKSTTASLNVLQVAIPYVETQYGDSERPEITQFWKSVNDIASGIVTARGYRTTSIPRATILEDESFDVAAFERLKKLIIPSLGASVIPDSIRRDFSCALLLSSFIYLPQRFDIPAKSLQDQPLKDIYEIRPGRTFEPPPTTRTKMAYAVIDTLFELASSPSKQATQAASEQQNTALILLARSITPYLILRCAVSLKGYIADQPLRGLMPQPTPARRSLLHLLRGMVDLRSEPSAIPPPKTAPSESATTAKPNSDSDQDHKKHLAWIYPLVVRAVQVAGKEQDDGEVLHALGKILQEVNGGSAAAGYYV